A window of Microcystis aeruginosa FD4 contains these coding sequences:
- the chrA gene encoding chromate efflux transporter yields the protein MLTSSPPNLSQLALLFLKIGIIGFGGPAAHIALMEEEVVKRRGWMTKEGFLDLVGATNLIPGPNSTEMAIHIGYIFGGLAGLIITGVCFITPAVLITGFLAWIYTTYGTLPDVAPIFAGIKPVVIAVIFQALWRLGKKALKTRQLLFIGLGVIGLLILGLNEIIALLLGGIIGMFILKKFATFPLIVAGIGGATAVATPSNIPPTLTGLGLFFLKVGSVLFGSGYVLVAFLEADLVQGKGWLTRQQLLDAIAIGQFTPGPVLSTATFIGYQILGVSGAIVATLAIFFPSFIFVLLLNPLIPKLRQSAWAGAFLDAINASAVALMVAVIFNLALATWLQPYGNLSFNLLAIILSLVSGILLLRFQVNSTWLILAGALIGWLLKQLG from the coding sequence ATGCTGACTTCATCGCCTCCCAATCTCTCGCAACTTGCCCTTTTATTTCTCAAAATCGGCATTATCGGTTTTGGTGGTCCGGCTGCCCATATCGCTTTAATGGAGGAAGAAGTGGTTAAGCGTCGCGGTTGGATGACTAAGGAAGGATTTCTCGATTTGGTGGGGGCAACTAATCTGATTCCTGGTCCTAATTCCACGGAAATGGCCATTCATATTGGTTATATTTTTGGTGGTTTAGCGGGTTTAATAATCACGGGGGTTTGTTTTATTACTCCTGCGGTGTTAATTACGGGTTTTCTAGCTTGGATTTATACTACCTACGGGACTTTACCGGATGTAGCTCCGATTTTTGCTGGGATTAAACCGGTAGTAATTGCGGTGATTTTTCAGGCACTCTGGCGCTTAGGCAAAAAGGCACTAAAAACCCGTCAATTACTGTTCATCGGATTGGGAGTTATCGGATTATTAATTTTAGGTTTAAATGAAATTATCGCTTTACTGTTAGGTGGAATTATCGGGATGTTTATCCTAAAAAAATTCGCTACTTTCCCCCTGATTGTGGCAGGAATAGGCGGTGCGACGGCGGTTGCTACTCCTAGCAACATTCCACCGACATTAACAGGATTAGGGCTATTTTTTCTCAAGGTGGGTAGTGTTTTATTTGGTAGTGGTTATGTGTTAGTTGCCTTTTTAGAAGCGGATTTAGTGCAGGGGAAAGGATGGTTAACCCGACAACAATTATTAGATGCTATTGCTATCGGTCAATTTACCCCCGGACCAGTGTTATCCACAGCCACTTTTATCGGTTATCAAATATTAGGAGTATCGGGGGCAATTGTGGCAACTCTGGCGATTTTCTTTCCTTCTTTTATCTTTGTTTTATTACTTAATCCTCTCATTCCTAAACTGAGACAATCGGCTTGGGCGGGTGCTTTTTTAGACGCAATTAATGCTAGTGCCGTGGCTTTAATGGTAGCAGTAATTTTTAATTTAGCTCTAGCTACTTGGTTACAACCCTACGGTAATTTATCTTTTAATTTATTGGCTATCATTCTATCTCTTGTCTCTGGTATTCTTTTACTACGTTTTCAGGTTAATTCTACTTGGTTAATTCTGGCTGGTGCGCTCATTGGTTGGCTCTTAAAACAATTAGGTTAG
- a CDS encoding Rpn family recombination-promoting nuclease/putative transposase has protein sequence MKQPTANYDEPWKEALTEYFEAFLHFFFPEVHQLIDWKKIPESLEKELKRITASAKTKKRFADKLYKIWLLRGEEVWILIHIEIQSQYEENFPQRMYIYNYRAFDLYQKPVISLAILGDERVNWRPDSYNYTIAGCEVSLKFPTVKLLEYEEKWSELEASSNPLAIIVMAHLKTKATTGKLPEREQWKWRLIRGLYEKEFEREQIIKLFEIIDNMMTLSPELQSSLESKIKQFEEGKTMPLMSNMELRGIEQGKEIGKEIGKEIGKEIGKEIGKEIGALENARNYVKTVLKTRLGDIPIEIEQAVDKISVLSILDELLKSALTVNSFDELPQLLEQ, from the coding sequence ATGAAACAACCAACCGCCAATTATGATGAACCCTGGAAAGAAGCATTAACCGAGTATTTTGAAGCATTTTTACATTTCTTCTTTCCCGAAGTTCACCAATTGATTGATTGGAAAAAAATTCCCGAATCCCTAGAAAAAGAACTCAAACGGATTACCGCTTCAGCAAAGACAAAAAAACGTTTCGCTGACAAACTCTATAAAATTTGGTTACTCAGGGGTGAAGAAGTCTGGATTTTGATTCATATTGAAATTCAAAGTCAATACGAAGAAAATTTCCCTCAGAGGATGTATATTTATAACTATCGGGCCTTTGATTTATATCAGAAACCGGTTATCAGTCTCGCTATATTAGGAGATGAACGAGTAAATTGGCGACCAGATTCCTATAATTATACTATCGCTGGTTGTGAAGTCAGCCTCAAATTCCCAACAGTCAAATTACTGGAATATGAGGAAAAATGGTCAGAACTAGAAGCAAGTAGCAATCCCTTGGCTATAATCGTCATGGCACACCTGAAAACAAAAGCGACTACTGGGAAGCTGCCAGAACGGGAACAGTGGAAGTGGAGGTTAATCAGGGGATTATATGAAAAGGAGTTCGAGAGGGAACAGATAATTAAACTGTTTGAAATCATCGACAATATGATGACTTTATCCCCTGAATTACAGTCAAGTTTAGAGAGTAAAATCAAACAATTTGAGGAGGGAAAAACCATGCCTTTAATGAGTAATATGGAGTTACGAGGAATAGAACAGGGTAAGGAAATTGGTAAGGAAATTGGGAAGGAAATTGGCAAGGAAATTGGGAAGGAAATTGGGAAGGAAATTGGGGCGTTAGAAAATGCTCGTAACTATGTTAAAACGGTGCTGAAAACGCGATTGGGTGACATTCCAATAGAAATTGAGCAAGCTGTTGATAAAATTTCTGTATTATCGATTTTAGACGAGTTACTGAAATCGGCATTAACCGTTAATTCTTTTGATGAGTTGCCTCAACTTTTAGAACAATAG
- the hisG gene encoding ATP phosphoribosyltransferase, with amino-acid sequence MLTIALPKGALLNESIQIFQKIGLDFSDFLDSKNRQLQITDPTNQAKALLVRATDVPVYVEYGQAQLGIAGYDILLEKSPDVANLIDLKFGYCRMSVAVPADSPYQSPLDIPHHGKVASKFVNCAKDYFRRLDIPVEIIPLYGSVELGPITGMSEAIVDLVSTGRTLRENGLVEIAELFASSARLIAHPLSYRLNRDQIYNWVEKLREATTSMAKV; translated from the coding sequence ATGCTAACAATTGCCTTACCGAAGGGTGCTTTACTAAACGAAAGTATCCAAATATTTCAGAAAATTGGCTTAGATTTTAGTGACTTTCTTGACTCAAAAAATCGCCAATTACAGATTACCGACCCCACTAACCAAGCGAAAGCCTTATTAGTAAGAGCCACAGATGTCCCCGTTTATGTAGAATACGGTCAGGCACAATTAGGCATCGCCGGTTATGATATTTTATTGGAAAAATCTCCCGATGTGGCTAATTTAATTGACCTAAAATTTGGTTACTGTCGGATGTCGGTAGCTGTCCCTGCTGATAGTCCCTATCAAAGTCCTCTAGACATTCCCCATCACGGTAAAGTTGCCTCAAAATTTGTCAATTGTGCTAAGGATTATTTTCGTCGTTTAGATATTCCCGTCGAGATTATACCTCTCTATGGTTCCGTAGAATTAGGCCCGATTACGGGGATGTCAGAAGCAATAGTTGACCTAGTTTCCACCGGTCGAACTTTACGGGAAAATGGTTTAGTAGAAATTGCCGAATTATTTGCTAGTAGCGCTCGATTAATCGCTCATCCCCTCAGCTATAGACTAAATCGCGATCAGATTTATAACTGGGTAGAAAAGCTCAGAGAAGCAACTACATCAATGGCAAAAGTTTAA
- a CDS encoding HAD family hydrolase has translation MMTDNIDKNKEVYLPIIRCGNREFRDIQGIVFDKDGTLEDSRAFWYDRAIARVEAIESQIPGLESLLTKTFGIGANSLNPAGLMAVGSRRDNHIVAAGCIASTGRDWLTAIAIAKAAFQAADEKVPPRLNPLYPQCLEVIRYLHAAGLQLAILSSDTTARVEQFVKENDLLNYIKIVRGCDRGLSKPDPLLLQETCQALGTAVDKTLMIGDTRADWEMAKQAKSAAAIAISWQPENHQDLQLADVVIRELTAISVIRGEFSVH, from the coding sequence ATGATGACTGACAATATAGATAAAAATAAGGAGGTTTATTTGCCGATAATTCGCTGTGGTAATCGAGAATTTAGAGATATTCAAGGGATTGTTTTTGATAAGGACGGTACGCTAGAGGATTCGCGGGCTTTCTGGTATGATCGAGCTATAGCCCGGGTAGAAGCCATTGAATCGCAAATCCCTGGTTTAGAGTCTTTATTAACCAAAACTTTCGGTATTGGGGCAAATAGTCTCAATCCTGCTGGTTTAATGGCAGTGGGCAGCCGCAGAGATAATCATATCGTCGCTGCCGGTTGTATTGCTTCCACCGGCCGGGATTGGTTAACGGCCATTGCGATCGCAAAAGCGGCCTTCCAAGCGGCCGATGAAAAGGTTCCCCCCCGCTTAAATCCCCTCTATCCCCAATGTTTAGAAGTAATTCGTTATCTGCACGCGGCCGGTTTACAATTGGCGATTCTTTCCTCCGATACCACAGCACGAGTTGAGCAATTTGTCAAGGAAAATGACCTATTAAATTATATTAAAATTGTTCGGGGCTGCGATCGAGGTTTAAGTAAACCCGATCCCTTATTATTACAAGAAACCTGTCAAGCTTTGGGGACCGCCGTGGACAAAACCCTGATGATAGGCGATACTAGGGCCGATTGGGAAATGGCTAAACAGGCAAAATCAGCAGCTGCGATCGCAATTAGTTGGCAACCGGAAAACCATCAAGATTTACAATTAGCTGATGTGGTCATTAGAGAACTGACTGCCATCTCAGTTATCAGAGGCGAATTTTCAGTTCACTGA
- a CDS encoding TIGR03032 family protein — translation MDSLPPNTTQFSDTQEPAASPSQRQAVPVNYEYSLNLPELLNQLDLSVLISTYQAGRVASIGTYQGQIRVSFAHFDQAMGLTRTATGIAVGARQAIWNLPANREIAPQIKPEGEQDIAFLARSSHLTGPIMGHDLAFGSNRLWVVNTLFNCLATIEGNWSFLPQWKPPFITELAPGDRCHLNGLAMAENSGTPAYVTALGETNEESLWRENKAQGGCLIDVPRGEVILRGLAMPHSPRLYQGNLYFLNSGYGTLNRWHPQTGSTEIIAELPGFTRGLDCWEGHAFVGLSQIRETAIFGGLPLDERRNQLRCGLAIVNLATSQLVATFWFNSGVEEVFAVSVLPGYRNPVLIGPDTDLDGTQSVWMVPSLPA, via the coding sequence ATGGACAGCTTGCCGCCTAACACTACCCAGTTTTCAGATACTCAAGAGCCAGCGGCGAGTCCATCTCAGCGCCAAGCAGTGCCAGTCAATTATGAGTACAGCCTCAACCTGCCGGAATTACTCAACCAGCTTGACCTCTCGGTGTTGATTTCCACCTACCAAGCGGGACGGGTGGCCAGCATTGGCACTTATCAAGGACAAATACGGGTGAGTTTCGCTCATTTTGACCAAGCGATGGGTTTAACCCGAACCGCTACCGGAATTGCTGTGGGCGCTCGTCAGGCAATTTGGAATTTACCCGCTAATCGAGAGATTGCCCCCCAGATTAAACCAGAAGGAGAACAGGACATTGCTTTTTTAGCTCGTTCTTCTCACCTCACCGGCCCGATTATGGGTCATGATTTGGCCTTTGGCAGTAATCGCCTTTGGGTGGTCAATACCCTATTTAACTGTCTGGCAACCATCGAAGGAAATTGGAGTTTTCTCCCCCAGTGGAAACCGCCCTTTATTACTGAATTAGCCCCGGGAGATAGATGTCACCTCAATGGCTTGGCTATGGCTGAAAATAGCGGCACTCCCGCCTATGTGACGGCATTGGGGGAAACCAACGAGGAAAGCCTCTGGCGAGAGAATAAAGCCCAGGGAGGGTGCTTAATTGATGTGCCGAGGGGAGAGGTGATTCTGCGGGGTTTAGCTATGCCCCATTCTCCCCGCCTTTACCAGGGTAATCTCTATTTCCTCAATTCCGGTTATGGAACCTTGAACCGTTGGCATCCCCAAACTGGCAGTACAGAAATCATCGCCGAATTGCCCGGTTTTACCCGGGGTTTGGACTGTTGGGAAGGTCACGCCTTTGTCGGGTTGTCCCAAATTCGGGAAACGGCGATTTTTGGCGGTTTACCCCTGGATGAGCGACGCAATCAATTGCGGTGCGGGTTGGCTATTGTTAATCTAGCTACCAGTCAACTGGTGGCAACTTTTTGGTTTAATAGCGGCGTGGAGGAGGTTTTCGCCGTCTCCGTGCTGCCGGGCTACCGCAACCCAGTGCTAATTGGACCGGATACCGACCTCGACGGCACTCAATCGGTGTGGATGGTGCCTTCTTTGCCAGCTTAA
- a CDS encoding Rpn family recombination-promoting nuclease/putative transposase: MNPTTANYDEPWKEALTEYFEAFLHFFFPEVHQLIDWTKIPESLEKELKRITASAKTKKRFADKLYKVWLLRGEEVWILIHIEIQSQYEENFPQRMYIYNYRAFDLYQKPVISLAILGDERVNWRPDSYNYTIAGCELTLKFPTVKLLEYEEKWSELEASSNPLAIIVMAHLKTKATTGKLPEREQWKWRLIRGLYEKEFEREQIIKLFEIIDNMMTLSPELQSSLESKIKQFEEERMMPLVSNMELRGIEQGKEIGKEIGKEIGKEIGALENARNYVKTVLKTRLGDIPIEIEQAVDKISVLSILDELLKSALTVNSFDELPQLLEQ, translated from the coding sequence ATGAACCCAACAACCGCCAATTATGATGAACCCTGGAAAGAAGCATTAACCGAGTATTTTGAAGCATTTTTACATTTCTTCTTTCCCGAAGTTCACCAACTAATTGATTGGACAAAAATTCCCGAATCCCTAGAAAAAGAACTCAAACGGATTACCGCTTCAGCAAAGACAAAAAAACGTTTTGCTGACAAACTCTATAAAGTTTGGTTACTCAGGGGTGAAGAAGTCTGGATTTTGATTCATATTGAAATTCAAAGTCAATACGAAGAAAATTTCCCTCAGAGGATGTATATTTATAACTATCGGGCCTTTGATTTGTATCAGAAACCGGTTATCAGTCTCGCTATATTAGGAGATGAACGAGTAAATTGGCGACCAGACTCCTATAATTATACTATCGCCGGCTGTGAATTGACTCTGAAATTCCCAACAGTCAAATTACTGGAATATGAGGAAAAATGGTCAGAACTAGAAGCAAGTAGCAATCCCTTGGCTATAATCGTCATGGCACACCTGAAAACAAAAGCGACTACTGGGAAGCTGCCAGAACGGGAACAGTGGAAGTGGAGGTTAATCAGGGGATTATATGAAAAGGAGTTCGAGAGGGAACAGATAATTAAACTGTTTGAAATCATCGACAATATGATGACTTTATCCCCTGAATTACAGTCAAGTTTAGAGAGTAAAATCAAACAATTTGAGGAGGAAAGAATGATGCCTTTAGTAAGTAATATGGAGTTACGAGGGATAGAACAGGGTAAGGAAATTGGGAAGGAAATTGGGAAGGAAATTGGGAAGGAAATTGGAGCGTTAGAAAATGCTCGTAACTATGTTAAAACGGTGCTGAAAACGCGATTGGGTGACATTCCAATAGAAATTGAGCAAGCTGTTGATAAAATTTCTGTATTATCGATTTTAGACGAGTTACTGAAATCGGCATTAACCGTTAATTCTTTTGATGAGTTGCCTCAACTTTTAGAACAATAG